The following are encoded in a window of Paenibacillus polymyxa genomic DNA:
- the rhuM gene encoding RhuM family protein, with amino-acid sequence MVAIISVGYRVNSQKATKFRIWATDVLKEYIQKGFKIDVERMKQGEHVFGKDSARR; translated from the coding sequence TTGGTTGCCATTATTTCAGTTGGCTATCGTGTAAATTCGCAAAAGGCAACGAAGTTCCGTATATGGGCAACGGATGTCTTAAAAGAATACATCCAAAAAGGTTTTAAAATTGATGTTGAACGTATGAAACAAGGTGAGCATGTTTTTGGCAAGGATTCTGCTCGAAGATGA